A window of Numenius arquata chromosome 6, bNumArq3.hap1.1, whole genome shotgun sequence contains these coding sequences:
- the SLC5A12 gene encoding sodium-coupled monocarboxylate transporter 2, with translation MSNFVAPEVKKFVAWDYVVFAALFLVCASIGVFFAVKERKKKTSKEFLVGGKQMTCGPIAFSLTTSFMSAVTVLGTPSEVYRYGASFVLFFLSYALVIIFTAELFLPVFYRSGITSTYEYLELRFNKVVRLAATLIYILQTILYTGIVVYAPSLALNQVTGFDLWGSVVATGMVCTFYCTLGGLKAVVWTDAFQMIVMVAGFVTVLIRGTTLNGGTTKVWENAYEGSRLNIFDFDVDPLRRHTFWTIVIGGTFTWLGIYGVNQSTIQRCISCKSEKHAKLALYLNLLGLWIVLVCAVFCGLVMYSHYKSCDPWTASFISAPDQLMPYFVMDIFSSMPGVPGLFVACAFSGTLSTVAASINALATVTFEDLVKKGFPNLSEKMSTWTSKGLCILYGILCTSMAAAASLLGGVVQASLSIHGMCGGPMLGLFTLGIVFPCANWKGATGGLLAGITLAFWSGTGSFIYPAPPTKSIPLQLSTLNCTLANSTEALATVAPTATPDRPLLADTWYSLSYLYFSAIGCLGCVITGLLISFVTGPTKGEDVPPVLIKPVCNLFCFWSERLQTSLWCGVRHNSQEVDFEKNLPKVIANKAGTDDTFKNSINKENKRPFPGYNPEEKSYTNTSRESRL, from the exons ATGTCAAACTTTGTAGCTCCAGAAGTCAAAAAATTTGTGGCTTGGGACTATGTTGTTTTTGCAGCACTGTTTTTAGTATGTGCTAGCATTGGAGTCTTTTTCGCagttaaagagaggaaaaagaaaacttctaagGAATTTTTAGTGGGTGGTAAGCAGATGACATGTGGGCCAATAGCTTTCTCTCTCACAACAAGTTTTATGTCAGCAGTCACCGTTCTGGGGACACCCTCTGAAGTTTATCGCTATGGGGCATCCTTTGTGCTGTTCTTTCTTTCGTATGCGCTTGTCATCATTTTTACTGCTGAACTTTTTCTACCTGTATTTTACAGATCTGGCATTACAAGCACTTATGAg TATTTGGAGTTAAGATTTAACAAGGTTGTCCGTCTTGCTGCAACATTGATCTACATCCTACAGACG atcCTTTACACAGGAATAGTGGTTTATGCTCCATCACTGGCGCTCAACCAAG TCACTGGATTTGATCTCTGGGGCTCTGTAGTGGCAACAGGAATGGTCTGCACTTTCTATTGCACTCTG ggAGGATTAAAAGCTGTTGTCTGGACAGATGCATTTCAAATGATTGTCATGGTGGCTGGCTTTGTGACCGTTCTGATTCGAGGAACTACTCTGAATGGTGGAACAACCAAAGTCTGGGAAAATGCCTATGAAGGATCACGACTAAACATATTTGA CTTTGACGTCGATCCTTTGAGGCGACATACCTTTTGGACAATTGTTATTGGGGGAACATTTACATGGCTAGGGATCTATGGAGTTAATCAGTCCACAATACAGAGATGCATTTCTTGCAAATCGGAAAAGCACGCTAAACT GGCACTCTACCTGAATTTATTGGGACTTTGGATAGTCCTAGTGTGTGCAGTATTTTGTGGTTTGGTGATGTACTCGCATTACAAGAGCTGTGACCCTTGGACTGCCAGTTTCATTTCGGCACCCGATCAG CTCATGCCCTATTTTGTTATGGACATTTTTTCTTCGATGCCAGGAGTCCCGGGACTGTTTGTCGCCTGTGCTTTCAGTGGAACACTAAG CACGGTAGCTGCCAGCATCAACGCTTTAGCAACTGTTACCTTTGAAGACTTGGTCAAGAAAGGTTTCCCAAACCTCTCTGAGAAGATGAGCACATGGACCAGCAAAGGCTTAT GTATATTATACGGCATCCTGTGCACTTCAATGGCTGCAGCAGCATCGCTGCTGGGAGGAGTTGTACAG GCTTCCCTCTCCATCCACGGGATGTGTGGGGGCCCCATGCTGGGATTATTTACCCTGGGAATTGTGTTTCCTTGTGCTAactggaag GGTGCTACTGGAGGCCTCTTAGCTGGGATCACCTTAGCCTTTTGGTCTGGCACGGGCTCTTTCATTTACCCTGCACCACCGACAAAGTCCATTCCACTGCAGCTGTCGACTCTCAACTGCACGCTGGCCAACAGCACCGAGGCGCTGGCGACAGTGGCTCCCACGGCGACCCCAGACAG GCCTTTGCTGGCAGACACCTGGTACTCCCTGTCCTACCTGTACTTCAGTGCTATCGGTTGTCTCGGCTGTGTCATCACAGGACTGCTGATAAGCTTTGTAACAG gaCCTACTAAAGGAGAAGATGTCCCCCCGGTGTTAATTAAACCAGTCTGCAACCTGTTTTGCTTTTGGTCCGAAAGACTCCAAACTTCCCTCTGGTGCGGCGTGCGGCACAACAGCCAGGAG gtggactttgaaaaaaatctgcctaAAGTTATTGCAAATAAAGCTGGAACAGATGACACCTTCAAGAATAGtatcaacaaagaaaacaaacgcCCGTTCCCTGGTTACAATCCTGAAGAAAAATCCTATACTAATACAAGCAGAGAATCTCGTCTCTAG